Part of the Paenibacillus sp. JNUCC32 genome is shown below.
TGCTATCGTGGAAAAAGATTGGTAGAGTCCCCAGAAACAAACGTAATACGACTGCAGGGATCGATCAAGTTGTACGTTGTCTTCCTTCTTACTCGGCTGCAGCCTCAATGGATTCCACCAGAGCCACTACTTCCTCTGCGGTACCCATTTCAAGCGCTTTGGCTGCAAGTGCCTGCATATCGCTGCGGGACAGCTTCCCGATCTGGCTGCGAGCCGGCAGAATGGAGGTCGCGCTCATGCTGAACTCATCCAGCCCCAGACCGAGCAGAATCGGAATAGCAGTCGCGTCGCCGGCCATTTCGCCGCACATGCCTACCCAGCGGCCTTCGCGATGGGCGGCATCGATGACCATTTTAACCAGTCGCAGAATCGCCGGATTGTATGGCTGGTACAGATACGCCACCCGTTCATTCATGCGGTCGGCGGCCATCGTGTATTGAATCAGGTCATTGGTTCCGATGCTGAAGAAATCCACCTCTTTGGCAAATTGATCGGCAAGCACGGCGGTAGATGGAATCTCCACCATGATGCCCAGCTGGATTTCTTCGGAAACCGAAATGCCTTCGCTTATAAGCTTAGCCTTCTCTTCCTCCAGAAGCGCTTTGGCTTCGCGGAACTCGCCCAGTGTCGCTATCATGGGAAACATGATACGCAGGTTGCCGTGGACGCTTGCACGCAGCAGCGCCCGAAGCTGTGTTCTGAAAATATCCTGGCGGTCCAGGCACAATCTGACGGCACGGAATCCGAGGAACGGATTCATTTCCTTGGGAAGATCCAGATACGGCAGCTCCTTATCCCCGCCGATATCAAGCGTGCGAACAACAACCGGCTTGCCTTCCATTTTCTCCAGAACCGATTTGTAAGCGACATACTGGATCTCTTCGGAAGGAAGTTTGTCTCTGCCCATGTACAGGAATTCCGTACGGTACAATCCTACGGCTTCTCCGCCGTTCTCCAGCACGCCGGCCACATCATTCGGCGTCCCGATGTTGGCAGCCAGCTCCACATGGATTCCGTCCTTGGAAACCGTCGGTTCGGAGCGCAGCTTCTTCCACTCCTCCACCTGCTTGGCATAGGCGTCTTGCTTCGCACGGTATTGTTCTACGATGGCTTCCGTAGGATTAACGATGACATCCCCTTCCAATCCGTCAACGATGATCATATCCCCGTTTTTGACCGCAGAGAGCACGTTCTTCGTCCCGACGACAGCCGGAATTTCAAGGGAACGGGCCATGATGGCGGAGTGCGAGGTACGTCCGCCGATATTCGTCGTGAAGCCCTTAACGTAGTTCCGGTTCAACTGCGCCGTATCCGACGGAGTCAAATCCTCTGCAACCACGATCACTTCTTCGCTGATCTCCGAAGGGCTGACATAATTCAAGCCGAGCAGATGCTTCAGGATGCGTTTGGTGACGTCGCGCATATCCGCTGCTCGCTCCTGCAAGTAGGCGCTCTTCATGTTCTCGAACATTTGAATGAACTGGGTTGCCGTTTCGTTCAGCGCATATTCCGCGTTAACCGATTCGGAAGCGATTTTCGCCTTGACCGGTTCAATCAATTCGGGATCATTCAGGATGAGAAGGTGAGATTCGAAAATCTCAGCCTTCTTCTCCCCGAGTTCCTGAAGCGTGCGGGCTTTGATCGCTTCCAGCTCAGCCTGTGACTGGGCCAGCGCCGCATCCAGCTTCGCGAGCTCCGCATCCGTGTCCGTCACTTGCTTCTCCGTGACGGAATAATCGGGATGCTCCAGCGTAAAAGCACGTGCTATCGCAATACCTGCGGAAGCCGCGATACCTTTCAAATTATTCATGAAGCTCGCCTAGCCCTTCGTTCACCATCACTTCTTGCAATGCTGTCAGCGCCTCGCTTTCATTGCCGCCTTCCGTGATCAGTGTCAATGTGTCGCCTTGCTCCAATCCGAGGGACAGAACGCCGAGAATCGACTTCAGCGTTACTTTTTTGCCGTTAGCTTCGGCAAAAGAGTTGGTATCCTGGAATTTGTTAGCCGTATTCACCAATGCGGTTGCCGGGCGTGCGTGAATTCCATCTTCGTCAATAATTCTGAATGTTTGTTGCATGTTCATCATCCTACTTTCGTATATTTTAATTTTTAGAATCCTGGAAACCATCGCGAGGTTAAGGTTTCAATAGGGTAATGATCCCTTCCTCGCCGCTTTTTACTTCACCGGTCTTGTTCAGCTTCACGGAAGCTCCCTCCGGCAGATTCGAGAAGATAATAGGAGAAATGATCGATTTGGCATTCTCCTTCACATAATCCAGATCCACTTGCATGATCGGTTGACCGGTGGAGACCAGGTCCCCCTCTTGCACCAGGACTTCAAATCCTTGCCCTTTCAGCTTAACGGTATTGACGCCGATATGAACAAGCACTTCCTTGCCGCCATCCGACATAATGCCGACGGCATGCTTGCTGGGGAACACATTGAACACGGTGCCGTTAACGGGAGACACAATCGTTCCGTTATGAGGCACGATCGCAAATCCGTCCCCTGTCATCCGTTCGGCAAACACGGGGTCAGGCACATGGGAAATATCCATAAGCTCTCCATCGGCCGGGGATACGATTTCCTCCTTAACGAGCGTTTCCCCGTCCCGTCCGGCCTGCTGTTCCTCTTGAGCCGTCGGCATCGTCTCCAAGGCCTCTGCTTGAGGCGCAGTGGTCGGCGTGATTCCCGACATGATGTCTTGAATCTGCGATTTGATCGTATCGGAACGGGTTCCGAATATCGCCTGGATATTATTCCCCACCTCCAGCACGCCTGACGCACCCAGCTGCTTCAGCCTTGCCTTATCGACATGTCCCTTGTCTTTTACCTCTACGCGAAGACGAGTGATGCATGCATCCAGATGCGCGATGTTAGGCTGGCCGCCCAGTGCAGTCAGGATATTAGACGGCAGATCATTTTTACTGCCAGCGACCGCTGCTCCAGAGCCTGATTCCGGCTCTGTCGTCGAAGCTTCCTCGCGCCCCGGCGTCCTCAGATTGAATTTCCGAATGACAAACCGGAAGCCGAAGTAATAGATTACAGCCATAATAGCACCCACGATGAGAACATTCCACCATGGCGTCCGGTTCGGAATGACACCGAAGATCATGTAGTCGATCAGGCCGCCGGAGAAGGTCATGCCGATTTTGGTGCCCAAAATATGCATGGTCATGAAGGACAGGCCGGCAAACAGCGCATGCACGGCGAACAGGATCGGTGCGACGAACAGGAACGAGAACTCAAGCGGTTCCGTGATCCCGGTCAAGAAGGAAGTCAGCGCCGCAGACCCCATGATGCCGGCCACGAACTTTTTGTTCTCCGGTCTTGCCTCATGATAGATGGCAAGCGCTGCCGCAGGGAGACCGAACATCATGAACGGATACTTACCCGTCATGAATGTGCCTGCCGTAAACTCGACGCCGTCCCGAAGCTGGGCCATGAATATGTTCTGGTCCCCTCGAACCAATTGTCCTGCCTGGTTCAGGTATTCCCCGAATTCAAACCAGAACGGGGAATAGAAAATGTGGTGCAGTCCGAACGGAATCAATCCGCGTTCCACGACGCCGAACACAAAAGCGGACAGCGTCAGGTTTTGTTCCAGCATGAAATGCGACGCCGTGTTAAGCGCCGACTGGATAGGCGGCCATATAAACACCATCAACAGACCAAGCAAAACGGACGTTGCGGCCGTCATAATCGGAACAAAACGTTTTCCTGCAAAAAAGCCCAGATAGGACGGAAGCTCGATTTTGAAAAACCGTCGGTACATGCTGGCTGCCAATATACCGACGATGATTCCGCCGAATACCCCGGTAGCCAACGTCGGAATGCCAAGCACGCTGGCATATTCGTAATTCGTGCCGACCATGGCCGGCGTCACGCCGATCACGCTGCCCATGGTGACGTTCATGACAAGGTAACCGATGATCGCGGCCAGTCCCGCAACGCCCTCACCTCCGGCTAAACCGACCGCAACCCCCACTGCAAACAGCAAGGATAGGTTCGTGAATACGATTTGTCCCGCATTCATCATGACCGTGGCAGCCGCTTGAACCCAGGCCGCATCCAGCCAAGGTGCGTATTGCAGGAAATCGGGGTTGACCAGCATATTTCCAAGACCGAGCAATAGTCCGGCCGCCGGCAATATGGCCACTGGCAGCATCAGAGCTTTACCGACCCTTTGCAGTACGCCAAAAAGCCGCTTAAACATGAAAATTCTCACCCTCTGTCTCTAGTTGTTATCACAAGCTGTAGGTAGATCATCATAAAGCCATCAAATCAAAAAAGGCATGAGCAACCACAGGTAAATGGATGACTAATCTCATGGATTAGATTACCCAAAAATGGGTAATAACAACCAAATTCCTGCAATACTCATGCCTGATCGAATCAGTTACACGTTGGATTTGAAGTTTTATGGTTCATAACTGTTCGTATTGTAACACCGTTCATTTATCGTTGCAACCACATGGTAAGGGACTTAATAAAATCTTCACATTTGCCCGCCCTGCTCTTTACGCTGGACCAACCGTTCCAGATGTATGGTCAAATAACCGGCCTCAGCGGGATAGACGGGTTTCTTCAGCCGCTGCTCCATCATTTTGGTCAGCTTCCATGCCAGGGAATAGGTCTCGGGATATTCACGCTTCAAAAGGCCGTCAAGCGAACTCGTCTCGTTCACCGCTTCTCCCCGCCGAACCCGTTCCAAGGCAAACCGGAGGTGCGTCAGCAATCGGGAATAATCCAGCGTATCCTTCGGGATGGCGTACTCCAGCTGCTGCTCGACGGTATGTACCAAGTCCGCGATCAGCTCCGAATGCTTGCGGACCTCGGAGATATGCTGGTTCGTAAGGGCACCGTGAAAATGAAGGGCAATGAATCCGATTTCTTCTTGGCCCAAGTCAACCCCGAGCTTCTCCCGAATGGTACGGACGGCATATTCGGCCATCTCGTACTCTTCAGGGTACATCTCTTTGGTTTCGTATAAAAAAGGATTGTGGATATAAAGACCTTGGGCATGGCGTTTAATGGCAAATGCGATATGATCCGTCAAGGCAATGTGGATATGCTCATTCAGAGGAGCATCGCTGGACTTGGCGGCATTCAGAATAATATCATTCATCGCCTCAATCAGCTTCTCGTCGATATGAGGCACCAGCTGCTTATACTGCTCCTGCTCCTCCGGTTTGGTCAAAATGAACATCTTCTCGGCAGCGGCGGCAGGGATACGGTCTTTATTCTTCCGGTTAAAGCCGATGCCCTTGCCGATAACAACAACCTCGCCATGTTGAGGATGCTTCGCTATGATTACATTATTGTTCAACACTTTAGCCACTTGTAAGCTGCTCACGTTCGCACCTCTTTTTGATTCATACGCGTATACTCGGATATCTTATCAGAAATATAAGAGCGCGGCAAAATCATTTGTGGTTGCCAAAGTCTTCAAGGTGCCGTACCGCTGCCTGCCACCATGTATTCCGGCCCCTGCTTGCGGCTTGATCTACTCTTCCTTAGCGGCACTTGTCTCTACAGGGACCGGTACAAGTTCCTGCTCGATGGACACCGGCTTTTGAGCCGTGGCGGATTTTTTCGTTGTTAATCCCTTAATGAGATCCTCCACGTCAATCCCGGACACACTCTTCAGCATCTCAGGCGCCGTGGACATCAGCTCGGTCACATAATTGCTCACGCGAGCCGCTCCTTCGCCTTTACCCGTATCGACAACGGTCAGCTTGTCGATGGACGAGATCGGCTGAGCAATCTTGCCGGCAAGCTCAGGCAGCATTTTCACGATGATATCGAGCACAGCAGCCTCGCCGAACTTCTGGAACGCTTCCGCCAGCTTCTCTTTGGCATCGGCTTCGGCAATACCGCGCAGGCGGATGACTTCGGCTTCGGCCGTACCTTTTGCGCGCTCGGCATCCGCAACCGCCATACCGTCTAGGCGCTTCTGCTCGGCAGACGCTTTGGCCTGCGTTTCGATGGAGTATTGCACAGCATCCGCTTCGCGCATCTTCCGGGCCTTATCCGCTTCGGCAGCCTGCTCAACGGCATAGCGATCCGCTTCGGCTTTTTTCTTCACGTCCGCGTCATACTGCTTCTCGCGAACCATGATTTCTTTCTCCTGCAGGTCGATTTCGCGTTCCTTGCGAACGAGCTCAACCTTCATCTGCTCCTCAACCACCGTTTGTCTGGCTCGGGCTTCCTGAATATGATAAGCTTGGTCCGCTTCGGCCTTCGCCGTATCCTGCTCCTTCTTAAAGGACGCGACCTTCAGCTCCCGTTCCTTCTCGGCTTCCGCGATATTGGTATCGCGTACGACCTCGGCCTTCTGTCCTTCTTCTTCGGCGCGCGCCTTCTGAATCCGCGCATCCCGCATCGCTTCGGCTTCGGCAATCTCCGCATCCCGC
Proteins encoded:
- the ptsP gene encoding phosphoenolpyruvate--protein phosphotransferase, which codes for MNNLKGIAASAGIAIARAFTLEHPDYSVTEKQVTDTDAELAKLDAALAQSQAELEAIKARTLQELGEKKAEIFESHLLILNDPELIEPVKAKIASESVNAEYALNETATQFIQMFENMKSAYLQERAADMRDVTKRILKHLLGLNYVSPSEISEEVIVVAEDLTPSDTAQLNRNYVKGFTTNIGGRTSHSAIMARSLEIPAVVGTKNVLSAVKNGDMIIVDGLEGDVIVNPTEAIVEQYRAKQDAYAKQVEEWKKLRSEPTVSKDGIHVELAANIGTPNDVAGVLENGGEAVGLYRTEFLYMGRDKLPSEEIQYVAYKSVLEKMEGKPVVVRTLDIGGDKELPYLDLPKEMNPFLGFRAVRLCLDRQDIFRTQLRALLRASVHGNLRIMFPMIATLGEFREAKALLEEEKAKLISEGISVSEEIQLGIMVEIPSTAVLADQFAKEVDFFSIGTNDLIQYTMAADRMNERVAYLYQPYNPAILRLVKMVIDAAHREGRWVGMCGEMAGDATAIPILLGLGLDEFSMSATSILPARSQIGKLSRSDMQALAAKALEMGTAEEVVALVESIEAAAE
- the ptsG gene encoding glucose-specific PTS transporter subunit IIBC, coding for MFKRLFGVLQRVGKALMLPVAILPAAGLLLGLGNMLVNPDFLQYAPWLDAAWVQAAATVMMNAGQIVFTNLSLLFAVGVAVGLAGGEGVAGLAAIIGYLVMNVTMGSVIGVTPAMVGTNYEYASVLGIPTLATGVFGGIIVGILAASMYRRFFKIELPSYLGFFAGKRFVPIMTAATSVLLGLLMVFIWPPIQSALNTASHFMLEQNLTLSAFVFGVVERGLIPFGLHHIFYSPFWFEFGEYLNQAGQLVRGDQNIFMAQLRDGVEFTAGTFMTGKYPFMMFGLPAAALAIYHEARPENKKFVAGIMGSAALTSFLTGITEPLEFSFLFVAPILFAVHALFAGLSFMTMHILGTKIGMTFSGGLIDYMIFGVIPNRTPWWNVLIVGAIMAVIYYFGFRFVIRKFNLRTPGREEASTTEPESGSGAAVAGSKNDLPSNILTALGGQPNIAHLDACITRLRVEVKDKGHVDKARLKQLGASGVLEVGNNIQAIFGTRSDTIKSQIQDIMSGITPTTAPQAEALETMPTAQEEQQAGRDGETLVKEEIVSPADGELMDISHVPDPVFAERMTGDGFAIVPHNGTIVSPVNGTVFNVFPSKHAVGIMSDGGKEVLVHIGVNTVKLKGQGFEVLVQEGDLVSTGQPIMQVDLDYVKENAKSIISPIIFSNLPEGASVKLNKTGEVKSGEEGIITLLKP
- a CDS encoding flotillin family protein → MPEYLVIPSIVVGVIVVLGLAFWARYKTVSPDEAMIVTGSFLGSKNLSEDESGRKIKIVRGGGAFILPVFQRSEFVSLLSHKLDVMTPEVYTEQGVPVMADGVAIIKVGSSIEDVATAAEQFMGKPIEALKGEAQEVLEGHLRAILGSMTVEEVYRNRDKFAQEVQGVAARDLKKMGLQIVSFTIKDVRDKHGYLEALGKPRIATVKRDAEIAEAEAMRDARIQKARAEEEGQKAEVVRDTNIAEAEKERELKVASFKKEQDTAKAEADQAYHIQEARARQTVVEEQMKVELVRKEREIDLQEKEIMVREKQYDADVKKKAEADRYAVEQAAEADKARKMREADAVQYSIETQAKASAEQKRLDGMAVADAERAKGTAEAEVIRLRGIAEADAKEKLAEAFQKFGEAAVLDIIVKMLPELAGKIAQPISSIDKLTVVDTGKGEGAARVSNYVTELMSTAPEMLKSVSGIDVEDLIKGLTTKKSATAQKPVSIEQELVPVPVETSAAKEE
- a CDS encoding HPr family phosphocarrier protein, giving the protein MQQTFRIIDEDGIHARPATALVNTANKFQDTNSFAEANGKKVTLKSILGVLSLGLEQGDTLTLITEGGNESEALTALQEVMVNEGLGELHE
- the glcT gene encoding glucose PTS transporter transcription antiterminator GlcT; the encoded protein is MSSLQVAKVLNNNVIIAKHPQHGEVVVIGKGIGFNRKNKDRIPAAAAEKMFILTKPEEQEQYKQLVPHIDEKLIEAMNDIILNAAKSSDAPLNEHIHIALTDHIAFAIKRHAQGLYIHNPFLYETKEMYPEEYEMAEYAVRTIREKLGVDLGQEEIGFIALHFHGALTNQHISEVRKHSELIADLVHTVEQQLEYAIPKDTLDYSRLLTHLRFALERVRRGEAVNETSSLDGLLKREYPETYSLAWKLTKMMEQRLKKPVYPAEAGYLTIHLERLVQRKEQGGQM